The nucleotide sequence GCTCGCTAAGCGAGTACTAGTGTCAGTGAagctcgatcgatcgatcgatcggaaTCTATATATAGTATGCCGTCGTCGGAGGTCCGGCCGGAGTTCTTGAGCTCGGTGAAGCTTAAGTACGTGAAACTGGGGTACCAGTACCTGGCGAACCACTTGGTGACCTTGCTCCTGGTTCCGGTCATGGCGGGCTTCCTGCTCGAAGTCCTGAAGCAGGATCCGGCCGAGCTGGTGGCGCTCTGGCGAGCCCTCGGCATCACCGCCGTGCACACGCTGTCCACTTTCTTCGTCCTCGTCCTCGTCGGCACCGCCTACTTGATGTCGCGGCCGCGCCCGGTTTACCTGGTGGACTTCGCCTGCTTCCGTCCCACTAGCAACTGCCGGGTGCCCTTCTCCACCTTCCTGGAGCACGCCCGCCTCATGCCCTTCTTCAACGAGAAGAGCGTCCGGTTCCAGGTGCGCATTCTGGAGCGCTCCGGCCTCGGCGAGGAGACGTGCCTCCCGCCGGCCAACCATTACATACCCCCGCGCGCCTCTCTGGAGGCGGCCCGCGCCGAGGCCGAGCTCGTCATCTTCTCCGCCGTCGACGAGCTGATCGCCAAGACCGGGCTTAAGCCCAAGGACATCGACATACTCGTCGTCAACTGCAGTCTCTTCTCCCCCACGCCGTCGCTGTCGGCCATGGTGGTGAACAAGTACAAACTGCGCAGCAACATCCTCAGCTTCAACCTCTCCGGCATGGGCTGCAGCGCGGGGCTGATCTCCATCGACCTCGCGCGCGACCTCCTCCAGGCCCATCCCAATTCCTACGCCCTCGTCGTCTCCACCGAGATCATCACGCCCAACTACTACGCCGGAAACGAACGGTCGATGCTGCTCCCCAACTGCCTCTTCCGGATGGGAGCCGCCGCGCTCCTGCTCTCCAACTGCCGGAGGGATCGCGGGCGCGCCAAGTACCGGCTGCTCCACGTGGTGCGCTCCCATAAAGGAGCCGACGACCAGGCCTACCGCTGCGTCTACGAGGAGGAGGACCGCGACGGCAACTCCGGGATCAACCTCTCCAAGGACCTCATGGCCATCGCCGGCGAGGCCCTGCGGACCAACATCACGACGGTGGGTCCTCTCGTGCTGCCGGTGACGGAGCAGCTCCGCTTCCTGGCGAGCCTCGTCGCTCGCCGCTTGATGGGCGCGGCGCGCCCCGGGTGGAAGCCTTACATCCCCGACTTCAAGCGCGCCTTCGAGCACTTCTGCATCCACGCCGGCGGGAGAGCCGTCATCGACGAGCTCCAGCGCAGCCTGCGGCTGTCTCCCGACAACGTCGAGGCGTCGCGCATGGCGCTGCACCGCTTCGGCAACACCTCCAGCAGCTCGCTCTGGTACGAGCTGGGGTACATCGAAGCCAAGGGCCGCATGCGCCGCGGCGACCGCATCTGGATGATCGGCTTCGGCAGCGGCTTCAAGTGCAACAGCGCCGTATGGCGCTGCCTACGCTCCGTCTCGACGCCGGTCGACGGCCCGTGGACGGAGTGCATCCACCGCTACCCCGTGGACATCCCCGAGGTGGTCAAGCTGCTGTAATAACTCCCCTTAcgccccctctctctctctccctctcttgtcatctttatttatatatagttggTTAGCAGTTTCTCGTCCATGGTCATCGTCCTCAAGCTAGCTCGTGTATTAACGGCAAGATTATCGATCAGGATTACGACGTGCATTGCATGCTTCTCATTGTTTGGCTTGATGTTCTTACTCTTCTTTCAGTGGGTTTCGACCGTATGCACTTCTTCTACTCTGCCGCGCATAATAATCATAATGATTCAGTAGTGAGTGAGATTTGCATTCAATGCGGAACCGACGGACAAGTATACGCTGGCAGAGTTTTAATTCGATGCGACAGCCTCGCGGCCGTCCGCGTTAAAACGAGTGACTCTATTTAATCGCCTCATCCTTAAATTGTATATTTACTAAATTACATATTTAATTTTCATCGTACTTTTCGTTCACTCTACATGTGAATTACAGTTATCCACAATCAATTGATCTTGTCAAGTCTACTATgaactttttataaattttctatccGACTGTTATAAATTTATCACCGTCAATCAATTGATCTTAAATTTTGAGTAAGTATAACAAATTTAATGAATTTGATTTGATCTATTTACGAGATGTTTAAAATTGTCAGATATAACCTTGAATAATTTTAAGAAGTTTTTGATGATGTTAGTAAGTGAGTATAACAAACAtgataatatattttaaaactatttcaaTTTCTAACCTAAGTTGTTTAATATGCATGGTTTTTGGGACCTCGTATCGATAATTCGGTATTCATTTCTTTTACAGGAGTTTTTATATGCAATAAGGACAAAATTAAAGAAGGAAActtgaagaaaaaataaaacaaatcgtAAGAGCTTCATGATAAAGacaaaaactatatatataaagataataaaaataagatTGGAGTTGTCGGACTGCTCTAGAAAAGTCTTCTGAAAAGTTGTTTGTCTAGCTCTCCTTGTCGCATTATTTATTTTTAGTAATCAAATCCTTGACATTCGGAATAAAATAGTGAACACAAATTCTTTAATTATTTGGCCACTTCTGTTCCGTTTACTTAATTTTTTGTGGACTCAAATCTATTATTCGATTCAAAATCTATTAAACACAATTGGATAAGATCACAAGTACTCATTGCCTTGTGACCGAGGGCACGTCCGTCATGACATTGTCGCTTTAaaagatataaaaaatatattttttaaaaaattaattattaacagTTAAAATATTTCGTTGAATATGTGATGCGAAGGATTGTTACGGATACGGTTTGGGCAGAGGGGCAGAAGAGGAGATTGAAGGAAGGAGAGGGGCAAAGGGGTCCTTTTACTGCTAGGGTATTAAGGAAAAGTGAGAAAGTGATTTTAGGGGGGTGGGCTTCGTGGATGGGTTTTTTCCGCCGCCAACTTCTCCTTCTACCTCCTTCTCATGCGCGCCTCGCCGGCGCTGGTTTCCGGCCACCACCTTTTCCTCTAGCTCTTTTTCCCTCTTCTCCTCGCGACGCCAGCCctagcctccttcttcctctcttctccttgCTTTCTGTTTGCCGCCAAGAAAAAAGGGAGGAGAAGACATCATCTTCGTCCTCGGACGCTACTCGCCGGCGCGACGCCAGCCTCCGGctgtcctcttctcttcttctccttccggacgatgcctcctctccctctctattTCTTCTCTCGCGAACAGACCACGTCAAGCTGAGAGGGAGGTTGGCTCGTGTGTGCACGGCGCCGCCCATAGGAACTAAGCAtcctccttcctctccctctcgcgcTCCTTGCCGGCGCTCACTCCGACGCCGGCCGCCACCTCAGTTCCTCTCCTGCTCCTCTCGCCGCATCCGCCGCAACCGGGAAGAGGAGCTTAGTGCTTCCTTACGGTGCCACCATCAGACGAACTCGGCATCGCCCTCCTACCCACCTGAGCCCATCAGCCGGCACCAGTGATggagcgaatctgtcacatccgctaatcaaattatataaatgtatttttactgaaccccttaatcaaacaataatgttgtagtaacgagctcatgatcgatccgaggaactaacggtagaatgtaatttaggattgtctttttattcttatttttggggttttcgatataaaaatggagttgggggagTTGAAttgctttgaatataaatctataaaggaaaaacacagcaattaagaaattaatctaaagcaagagtgaaacatgcataactatgtgccaatgaataaatcattacgcattgtcacattacgttgtgataaatccatcaacacacatcaaactaaggatgaaattacgagactcaaataaatctgatctaaagcaagatgtaaacctaatttagcacttaaacactaaacaattaaccaagcataaataaaacttaaactaagcttcaacaaggaaagaaatgctaactacttgcataaaaatataacaaaacataaaagtaatctgttcaaagttacaaaacaataataaaagtgaactaaac is from Zingiber officinale cultivar Zhangliang chromosome 7B, Zo_v1.1, whole genome shotgun sequence and encodes:
- the LOC122006698 gene encoding 3-ketoacyl-CoA synthase 6-like; translation: MPSSEVRPEFLSSVKLKYVKLGYQYLANHLVTLLLVPVMAGFLLEVLKQDPAELVALWRALGITAVHTLSTFFVLVLVGTAYLMSRPRPVYLVDFACFRPTSNCRVPFSTFLEHARLMPFFNEKSVRFQVRILERSGLGEETCLPPANHYIPPRASLEAARAEAELVIFSAVDELIAKTGLKPKDIDILVVNCSLFSPTPSLSAMVVNKYKLRSNILSFNLSGMGCSAGLISIDLARDLLQAHPNSYALVVSTEIITPNYYAGNERSMLLPNCLFRMGAAALLLSNCRRDRGRAKYRLLHVVRSHKGADDQAYRCVYEEEDRDGNSGINLSKDLMAIAGEALRTNITTVGPLVLPVTEQLRFLASLVARRLMGAARPGWKPYIPDFKRAFEHFCIHAGGRAVIDELQRSLRLSPDNVEASRMALHRFGNTSSSSLWYELGYIEAKGRMRRGDRIWMIGFGSGFKCNSAVWRCLRSVSTPVDGPWTECIHRYPVDIPEVVKLL